From one Plasmodium malariae genome assembly, contig: PmUG01_00_11, whole genome shotgun sequence genomic stretch:
- the PmUG01_00027800 gene encoding fam-l protein → MMEQKIMLFLFIKISTIILLMWLYHSYYDVNSLKENLDEKYNFSRHLKTSNCRLLAKYKQEKDSSIANFKEEMPHKELKEKKYISNNKKETEGKRKQSCRSSLYIEEYSKNVKKNKCGIGKTKKYFDFEKKIFKKLDYEYYVKNIKIIEYNEYKKLARKKRRIRITLLLLFILILILPILDLSLETFTEGGLLGLLRMLYKTGSKETGIYGVEGLLTSLLSEGTWGNIEKICVLSLFFYGVPFLIFVVIFILGMIYYYKKVIKYENIKFRKRLNE, encoded by the exons atgatggaacaaaaaattatgttgttcttatttattaaaatttcaacaattatacttttaatgTGGTTATATCACTCTTACTATGATGTG aactCTTTAAAGGAGAATCTGGatgaaaaatacaattttagCAGACATTTAAAAACTAGTAATTGTCGATtattagcaaaatataagcaGGAAAAGGATTCAAGTATTGcaaattttaaagaagaaATGCCACATAAAGaattgaaagaaaaaaaatatatatctaataataaaaaagaaacgGAAGGAAAACGCAAACAATCTTGTAGGAGTTCATTGTATATTGAGGAATACAGTAAAAatgttaagaaaaataaatgtggtataggtaaaacaaaaaaatattttgattttgagaaaaaaatatttaaaaaacttgATTATGAATACTACGTTAAAAATATCAAGATTAttgaatataatgaatataaaaagctAGCACGTAAAAAACGCAGAATACGAATTACTCtacttttgttatttatcTTGATATTGATATTACCCATATTAGATCTTTCATTAGAGACATTTACAGAGGGTGGGTTGTTGGGTTTATTACGCATGTTATACAAAACTGGATCTAAAGAAACTGGTATATATGGGGTAGAGGGACTTTTGACTTCATTATTAAGCGAGGGTACATGGGggaatattgaaaaaatttgTGTATTATCTCTATTCTTTTATGGTGTACCTTTCCTTATATTTGTtgtcatatttatattaggaatgatttattactataaaaaagttataaaatatgaaaatattaagttcAGAAAAAGATTAAATGAATAA